The Catenuloplanes niger genome includes a window with the following:
- a CDS encoding PrsW family intramembrane metalloprotease — protein sequence MSEPNEVLPAREGALSRGALLLPAFWVLAVLLAVGAVRMTVFLRESVTSYPVATVVAVVLFALYAVPFWIFVGGLDFLEREPRTLLATAFAWGALVATAVAIPGAGALHNVLAKLVSPEFAASWGAAIAGPTIEETVKVLGVFAIVLVAAGQVNSPLDGAVYGAMVGLGFQVAEDVVFAVNAVAVEGQGDRVSPVVITFFLRGFLAGLWSHTLFGALAGLGVGYLVVRTDRPLFRRAGIALLAFAGSWACHFLWNTPILLDGPVEGALGVLLILVIKGIPPLLLIAYVVRAAHGREAEYYVSLLADLNDPEIATEAELRALGSGTRRAAARGYAHGQAGIRGRRAVRRLQQAQARLAVSLSRANGDGTGLRGADGSELRGADGDGAGFREADGDGAGLRANGGGTTAEVARWKREVRAQRVRLRRLRHPEARAPEERGGTVRGIFTATGAVGLLMMVVWAAIAALGGR from the coding sequence GTGAGCGAGCCCAACGAGGTCCTGCCGGCCCGCGAGGGTGCGCTGAGCCGGGGTGCGCTGCTGCTGCCCGCGTTCTGGGTGCTCGCGGTGCTGCTGGCGGTCGGTGCGGTGCGGATGACCGTGTTCCTCCGCGAGTCGGTCACGAGCTACCCGGTCGCCACCGTGGTCGCGGTCGTGCTGTTCGCGCTCTACGCCGTACCCTTCTGGATCTTCGTCGGGGGTCTGGACTTCCTGGAACGGGAGCCGCGCACGCTGCTGGCCACCGCGTTCGCCTGGGGTGCGCTGGTGGCCACCGCGGTGGCGATCCCCGGCGCCGGCGCGCTGCACAACGTGCTGGCCAAGCTGGTCTCGCCGGAGTTCGCCGCGAGCTGGGGCGCCGCGATCGCCGGGCCGACCATCGAGGAGACCGTCAAGGTGCTCGGTGTCTTCGCGATCGTGCTGGTCGCGGCCGGGCAGGTGAACAGCCCGCTGGACGGCGCGGTCTACGGCGCGATGGTCGGGCTCGGCTTCCAGGTCGCGGAGGACGTGGTCTTCGCGGTGAACGCGGTCGCGGTGGAGGGGCAGGGCGACCGGGTGTCGCCGGTCGTCATCACGTTCTTCCTGCGCGGCTTCCTGGCCGGGCTGTGGAGTCACACGCTGTTCGGCGCGCTCGCCGGCCTCGGCGTCGGCTACCTGGTGGTGCGCACGGACCGGCCGCTGTTCCGCCGGGCCGGGATCGCGCTGCTCGCGTTCGCCGGCTCCTGGGCCTGCCACTTCCTGTGGAACACGCCGATATTGCTGGACGGGCCGGTCGAGGGCGCGCTCGGCGTGCTGCTGATCCTGGTGATCAAGGGCATTCCGCCGCTGCTGCTGATCGCGTACGTGGTGCGCGCCGCCCACGGCCGGGAGGCGGAGTACTACGTGTCGCTGCTGGCGGACCTCAACGATCCGGAGATCGCCACCGAGGCGGAGCTGCGCGCGCTCGGCTCCGGCACCCGGCGTGCGGCCGCGCGCGGGTACGCCCACGGCCAGGCCGGCATCCGGGGCCGGCGCGCGGTGCGCCGGCTGCAGCAGGCCCAGGCGCGCCTGGCGGTGTCACTGAGCCGGGCGAACGGCGACGGCACCGGTCTCCGCGGTGCGGACGGCAGCGAGCTCCGCGGGGCGGACGGCGACGGCGCCGGGTTCCGAGAGGCGGACGGCGACGGCGCCGGGCTCCGTGCGAACGGCGGTGGCACGACCGCGGAGGTGGCGCGCTGGAAACGTGAGGTGCGCGCGCAGCGGGTTCGGCTGAGGCGGCTGCGCCATCCGGAGGCGAGGGCACCGGAGGAGCGCGGCGGCACCGTGCGCGGCATCTTCACCGCGACCGGCGCGGTCGGCCTGCTGATGATGGTCGTCTGGGCCGCCATCGCCGCGCTCGGCGGCCGATGA
- a CDS encoding ABC transporter substrate-binding protein — protein MRIRRGTVIAAACAALLAGVTACGSTEGSSGGDETGGPIQLYGTDGNMISSFGDEFDQPGALRGMKGTTPLAPLTDDFKNRLKGVNPELGDYVYSGETYDAVVMSALAAELAGSTAPAAIAAQLIGVTSGGTPCDTAKTCLALAAAGTDLVYRGVSMRTGGFTDVGEPSVASFATLHFDDQDQLDDGKMEFVNAGDETQASTRSAPPGARPSGAAASGAPLKIGGLLPKTGDLKLAYPPMAAGAALAIREVNAAGGVLGEDVAFVEGDDGTDPEVAKATVASHIAAGVHVILGAGASGVSTAVLPQVKAAGLILFSPSNTAASLTGADDGGLYFRTAPPDVMQGAALGDVILRDGPKRIAIVARDDEYGSGLEENLRAALDRSGVAAENMLALTYDHTSETIDFTGGAEEVKKFKPDALVLIGFAESADVIKALQSAGVEFKH, from the coding sequence ATGCGCATCCGACGTGGCACGGTCATCGCCGCTGCCTGCGCGGCTCTGTTAGCGGGAGTGACGGCGTGCGGTTCGACCGAGGGATCCTCGGGGGGCGACGAGACCGGCGGGCCAATCCAGCTGTACGGCACAGACGGTAACATGATCAGTTCCTTCGGTGACGAGTTCGATCAGCCCGGCGCACTGCGCGGCATGAAGGGCACCACGCCGCTGGCACCGCTGACCGACGACTTCAAGAACCGGCTCAAGGGGGTCAATCCGGAACTCGGCGACTACGTCTACTCCGGAGAGACCTACGACGCGGTGGTGATGAGCGCGCTCGCGGCGGAGCTCGCCGGGTCGACCGCGCCGGCCGCGATCGCCGCCCAGCTGATCGGCGTCACCAGCGGCGGTACGCCGTGCGACACCGCGAAGACCTGCCTGGCGCTCGCCGCGGCCGGCACCGACCTGGTGTACCGCGGCGTCTCGATGCGCACCGGCGGCTTCACCGACGTCGGCGAGCCGTCCGTGGCCAGCTTCGCCACGCTCCACTTCGACGACCAGGACCAGCTGGACGACGGAAAGATGGAGTTCGTCAACGCCGGCGACGAGACGCAGGCCTCCACCAGGTCCGCCCCGCCCGGCGCGCGTCCCTCCGGTGCGGCCGCGTCCGGAGCACCGCTGAAGATCGGTGGCCTGTTGCCGAAGACCGGCGACCTGAAGCTCGCCTACCCGCCGATGGCGGCCGGTGCGGCGCTGGCGATCCGCGAGGTCAACGCGGCCGGCGGCGTGCTCGGTGAGGACGTGGCCTTCGTCGAGGGTGACGACGGCACCGACCCGGAGGTGGCCAAGGCGACCGTCGCCTCGCACATCGCTGCCGGCGTGCACGTGATCCTGGGCGCGGGCGCGTCCGGCGTCTCCACCGCCGTGCTGCCGCAGGTCAAGGCGGCCGGGCTGATCCTCTTCTCGCCGAGCAACACGGCCGCGAGCCTGACCGGCGCGGACGACGGCGGTCTCTACTTCCGCACCGCACCGCCGGACGTCATGCAGGGCGCCGCGCTCGGCGACGTGATCCTGCGGGACGGGCCGAAGCGGATCGCGATCGTGGCGCGCGACGACGAGTACGGCAGCGGCCTCGAGGAGAACCTGCGGGCCGCGCTGGACCGCTCGGGTGTCGCGGCGGAGAACATGCTGGCCCTGACGTACGACCACACGTCCGAGACGATCGACTTCACCGGCGGCGCCGAAGAGGTCAAGAAGTTCAAACCGGACGCGCTGGTACTGATCGGGTTCGCCGAGTCCGCTGACGTGATCAAGGCACTACAGTCCGCCGGCGTCGAGTTCAAGCACTGA
- a CDS encoding class I SAM-dependent methyltransferase, whose amino-acid sequence MLRDAYAIRTGVGRRPLAGGRVPRPVIEIIEREDGLINGAPADQYLAEPAEWQPHDHRAIALARGRVLDIGTGGGRIALALQESGVDVTGLDVSPGAIAVCRRRGVRDTVLATVDEHARDGRRYDTFLMLGNNLGLLEGHHRAAGFLAALAEMAAPGARLIAHGTDPYGTTDPVHVGYHELNRSRGRLGGQLRLRLRYREITTDWFDYLVCSVEELRGLVEGTRWRLTDVDDADRPYYLATLTLDG is encoded by the coding sequence ATGCTCCGGGACGCCTACGCGATCCGTACCGGCGTCGGCCGCCGTCCGTTGGCCGGCGGCCGGGTGCCGCGCCCGGTCATCGAGATCATCGAACGCGAGGACGGCCTGATCAACGGCGCGCCCGCGGACCAGTACCTGGCCGAACCGGCCGAGTGGCAGCCGCACGACCACCGCGCGATCGCCCTTGCCCGGGGCCGGGTGCTGGACATCGGCACCGGCGGCGGCCGGATCGCGCTGGCGCTGCAGGAGTCCGGCGTGGACGTGACCGGGCTGGACGTCTCACCCGGCGCGATCGCGGTGTGCCGCCGGCGGGGCGTGCGCGACACCGTCCTGGCCACGGTCGACGAGCACGCGCGGGACGGGCGCCGCTACGACACGTTCCTCATGCTCGGCAACAACCTCGGGCTGCTGGAGGGACACCACCGCGCCGCCGGCTTCCTGGCCGCGCTGGCCGAGATGGCCGCACCCGGCGCCCGGCTGATCGCGCACGGCACCGACCCGTACGGCACCACGGACCCGGTGCACGTCGGCTATCACGAGCTCAACCGGTCGCGGGGGCGGCTCGGCGGGCAGCTGCGGTTGCGGCTGCGCTACCGGGAGATCACCACGGACTGGTTCGACTACCTGGTCTGTTCCGTGGAGGAGCTGCGTGGACTCGTCGAGGGGACACGGTGGCGGCTCACCGATGTGGACGATGCCGACCGGCCCTATTACCTCGCCACGCTGACCCTGGACGGCTGA